CTAGCTCTCTTCGTTTGAGAACTACTAGTAGCTGCTGATTTTCATGGCAACACTAAACTCATTTTATTGGATAGAACCATATCATATGTAGATTTGGTACTTTACATATATACACTGATATGTGGATCCACAAAGCCCATTCTTATGAAAATTATTGCTctgtataaataataaattaatcataaattcaaaattcaaaatgaagaattttatgtatttttctcAACATCAACCGGATTTCCATTAATTCAAAGATTTTATCAAAGAAttaggtgttattggtttatatattttgattgatttagaaatccatatagtatttataaatctaagtaaaatatgcaaatccgaaGGTTTTttctcggatttgagtctttgtatttttaactaaaaaatccaaacaaatctattcaaatccattataaaatcaaatatattagtaaatccatACGattgaatttatgaatcattaaaccaataacacatgattttaatacatatttgaaaatcatagaaccaataacactagatttagttcggattttcaaatccattaaaatacaacaaccaataaccagTTCGCTAAAACTTTGTAATAAAACAAAGCCTTGAGGTTTGTATTGATTTGGGTGCTTTTCTTGTCTTGCTGTAGTAACATGCTTACAAAAAAAGAGTTCCTCTCTTTATTGGGATTCCTCATTTAATAGATGTTCAAAAAGAATATAATATTATTGACAATTCTAACTCCTTTTTTTTACCAAAGGTTTATGATGGTTCTAACTTCTAACTCTTGCATTAGTTATACTTTAAAAGGGATTTTTTACTCGTAAAGTATTATACCTTGTGAGTTTTCATCTATTTCACCTAATTTTAACATAAAACCAATATACAAGTTCATTTTCATATAAAGGTCATTCTGATAACAATGGTGCTTTAATTTGACGTGGACTGTATATATATGACATACACTTATATATCACATATCTAATATGTCGTCGTTAAGTACATTTATATAGATAGATCTTTACATTACAAGTTACAAGATACTGTACATGgacactttattttttttttttttttttttttttttttgaatgaatgctaaatttattcatcaaaaaaaaccTATTTACATCAAGTGGGTCCTTTGTGAAAAGAAATAAGATCCTAACTCTTTACATAAGAATCTTAACTCTTTCTAATCTCCTAAACCTCTGCAAAATTTTTACTCTCTTGTTTCAAACCAGTACTGGAGACTGAAGTTCATGCCTTTGATTCCCTTCATTTGGACCAGACTCAGTTTATTGCGGATCGCCTTATCAATCATCTTAACCAGAACATGCTGAGGCATAGGACTTTCCCCATGACGTCTcttgtttctttctctccacAGCATATAGACCGTAATTTGAAAAGCATACCTCAGACAGAAGCGCTTCATTTTCCCCCTTGACGAGACAGAGATCAGCTCAGTAACTTCATCCCACTTGTAAGCATAAGCATTACCAAGAATTCCTTTAACCAGCTTCTCCCAAATTCCAGAAGAGTAAACACACTCAAAGAAGAGGTGATTTGTAGTCTCCTGAAACACTTTGCAGAGAACACATGTAGAGTCAACTCCTGGGTTCCAGCGAGATATCCGATCCATTGTTGCCAATCTACCTCTAGCAGCAATCCAAGTTATAAATGCAAACTTTGGGGTGGCTTGAGAGAACCAGATACTTCCTCCCCAAGTATATTTAACCCCTGTTTCTCGTATCTGCATCCATGTTTCTGTGGTAGAGAATCTCGGTTTGTGACCCGCTTTCCCCCTCCACAGATCCACATCCTCCACTTCAGTCCTCTGCTTCCTTTTTACAATTTCCAACTCAGCTTCTATATCATTCAGTAGGACTTTGAGTATCTGAGTAAGAAAGGAAGTAAAGAGACTTTCATAAATGTGAATACAATGACATAGAGAGAAGCATGTTGGGTCCAAAATAGAGGCTTTctatgtaaaataataaaatctttttCGATTTTTTAAGAAAGTTGAAACTAAGTTtggttgttttttcttcttcttgataaaCCAAAAAGCCATTGATTTCTGAGTGGTCGGATGTTGTGGGCCAAAAAGGTCATATTTTGATTGTCCTTTTCCAACTTATTGTTTCTCTTGTAGTGATTACATTCCTCTTTTATGTTTCCTTTAACATTTGATAATGACTATcaattattgaaaattatatgTGTATGTAAGTAATGTCATAAACCAATTTAATATGGAGCGAGTGACGCCTAGAAATTTGAAATGTATAACAAAAAGTTGTAAATTAGTTTGGTTACCAATTAGTTTAAGTATATTTGTTTGATAATGAGTTACACCATTTGAAAGATACTAAATGGTTATTATCAATAACGAAATAGTGGTGcagaaactattttatttttaatcagaAGCATAATTTGGGAGATAAATGTTGATCAAAAAAGTTTAAGTATGTCTACGCACGAGCTGGTATATGCTCTTTGTTGATCAGTGACTTAATGTTGACTATGAAAAGTGAGTGAAAGATAAGAAGAGAGTTCACTCACGGCTTTGTATACAATTGCTCAGTATTTTTACCGCTTGAAATCTTCTTACCATGATATTATCCTTTGTTTTGATACCCgtagaaaagaaaaatcttaaTCGTGATACTCAtgattaaatatgaaattgtgcgaagataatatattatatagttttgaaATCATTACTATGTTCCACATCAGTGACATCACTATTGTTAACTGTTTAAATGTCCAATGTTTACTAACCGGCATAAATTCAATATGCATGGTATTAAGTTAGATTTGTAAGAAAAATTACCTGGAATACACAAAATTACAAGCTTtctatctataattttattcattcacaatatttataatttaccaAATATGCACAGTGTAGAAACAAAGAgagtttgttttgttcaaaggctcattcatttggtgcttTGTCGCTTCTGCTTGTGATGCTGAGCTTGTGATTGTTAAAGCTGCTTATGTTGCGGTTTTAATTTCGGGCGTTAGACCAGTACTTGTGCTCTCTAATTCCCAAAGCTTCATTTCATTTCTTTGCACGATTGGCGTTGAGTTTCGAGGACTACTCAGCGATATTATGTGTTGTTTATGTATTATGTTTGCTCCTATCTTATGGTG
The Brassica napus cultivar Da-Ae chromosome A1, Da-Ae, whole genome shotgun sequence DNA segment above includes these coding regions:
- the LOC125579098 gene encoding uncharacterized protein LOC125579098 — protein: MPILKVLLNDIEAELEIVKRKQRTEVEDVDLWRGKAGHKPRFSTTETWMQIRETGVKYTWGGSIWFSQATPKFAFITWIAARGRLATMDRISRWNPGVDSTCVLCKVFQETTNHLFFECVYSSGIWEKLVKGILGNAYAYKWDEVTELISVSSRGKMKRFCLRYAFQITVYMLWRERNKRRHGESPMPQHVLVKMIDKAIRNKLSLVQMKGIKGMNFSLQYWFETRE